The Mucilaginibacter rubeus genomic interval CAAGGAACTCAGATCATTAATTCCGCCGTTTTTAACGGAGGCTTTTTAACAGGATCTGCTTATTACAACTACCGGTTAACTGATCCGGTAAAAGACAAGCATTTGTATCACTGGCGGGAATTGTTCTATGGCTTATGTGCAGATTATAAAATAAAACCTGCCGATGCGTGTGTTGCCTTTGGGCTAAAGGCGCCAGGTGTCAAAAGTATTGCCATGAATACAACCAATGCAGAACGGGTATCCCAAAATGTTGCTTTAGCCTATTTAACGATCCCTGCACAATTTTGGAAGGAAATGAAAGCATGTGGTTTAATCGACGAGTCGTACGCTTCCATCTACCTGTAAAAATTAAATACCACTATGAAAAGATACTGTTTGGCCCTTGATTTAAAGGATGATCCGCAATTGATAGCAGAATATGAGCATTGGCACAAAGCCGAAAACAGCTGGCCGGAAATACGCAAAAGCATACTGGATGCAGAAATCCTCGATATGCAAATCTATCGTACCGGAAACCGGCTATTTATGATCATGGAAACAAGCGATCATTTTGAGTCAAAAACAAAAGAAGCGATGGATGCCCTTAACCCCAAAGTACAGGAGTGGGAACAGCTAATGTGGCTATTTCAGCAGCCCCTGCCCTGGGCAAAAGATGGCGAGAAATGGGTACTTATGAAACAGATTTTTAAGCTTTAAAATAGAGAGGATATGATATGCAGTTAATAGTTTGCGAGGAACCAGGGCGGCTGGCTTTTAAAGAGCAAAAGAGCCAGAAATTAAAGAAGGCTATGCACAAATCAGGATTAGGAGAATAGGAATTTGCGGGACCGATCTGCACGCGTTTGAGGGAACCCAGCCATATTTCAGCTACCCGCGCGTTCTGGCCATGAGCTTGCGGGCGAACTGGTTGAAACAGGGGGCGCACAAGATTTTCCAAAAGGAGACATTGTTACATTTATCCCCGGTAAACGACCTGCTTTTTCAAATGATAAGGCCCATTTATTCTGACTTTTAGCCATTTGCATAGCTTCGGCAAGCTAAGTGTGTAGCTACTTTTATTGCACTCCTGGGCACCGGCAATCATCGGATTCAGGATAAAAAGAGTCAACGTTAAAACGAAAACTAATAAGCCGTAATTTCTTAAAATTGTCATAATTCAAACCCCTCCTAAAGTTTTGACAAGACAAATTTCCCCTTAAAGCAGCGGTTAAAATAGGCCAAACAGCTTCAATGTTCGTCGAAATTGCGCATAAAAGTCAAAAAGAAGAACTGAAGAATCAATCGAATTTTTTCCGGTATTCAACCGGCGACATTCCGGTTGCCGCCCGGAAAAACTTTCCGAAAACCGACTGATCGGAAAAATTAAGTATTCCGCTGATTTGCGATACAGAGAGTGCCCCCCTAACTGGCTCGAATCAATAACCAATTTTGGGCACTATTAAATATGAGACCATCTCTCAGCTTGCTTAGTCTGCAAACTGAGAGTTTCTGGAATGAAAACCCTACATTTAAATTATCCAATAATTTCTATTTGACATGGTACAAATACACAACTATCTGTCTTCCAATCTACTAAAAAAAACAGCGAAATCAATCGTTCGACGGGGCTCCCTCCGGAAGCATGACCATTAAGCCACTATATAATTCTCATTTTCTGCAACCTGATATCACATCTAAAATCGTTATTAAACATTTACAACACTTTAGATGTAAAAATCAGTCCCCTAAGTTTGAATTAAAAGGCTCAGAATTTAAATATAATGCCAGTATTTCGTCCTTTCCCAATATCCGGCTGAACACTTTTATATTAGTTAAAAATGCTGAAGCTGAAAGATGGCCGCTAATGCTTCCTATTGTTTTTAGCGGGCAAATAAATTGCTTTTCTACTGATTCTGCTTGTTTGCCATTAATATAAAAAGTACAGGTATTATGCCCACCCGTCAAAGTTATCTGCGTCCATCTATTTGCTGGGACAATGCTATTAAACACCTGACGGTAAAAATCTTCACCTTCACCTGCGTATTCTTTGTAGCCAACAGTCCGGGCAATACCGAAGCCGGTCTTTCCCGATTTTTTATCTTTAAGGTTCAGAAAAATTGTTCCATACGGCGATTCGAACAGCACTGTAGTTGTATCGCGGGCATCTGTTTTTTTAACCCAAAAGCTCAATGTCCAGGGTTGTTCTAACTCATCGGCTGGTAAGTTTAGCCTAACAAAATCATGTTGATCAAGCGATAATGTAGATTTTGATTCATAACCAGCTAAAGGTTTTATTAACTGTTTATTTACAGCATCGGGTAAACTATGTTCTTTAAAGTCAACATTAATTATCGGATTACTGTTTTTGGAAGTATCCAGTAGCCTTGTATCATTTACTTGCGGTACGTTTTTCAGGCCATCAACTCTCTTTATAAATTCATCAAAAGTGGGCGACATTTTATTGCCCCATAGCTTTTCGGCCATTACAGGTAAAGCCACCGCAACCTCTTCTGCCGTTTCATGATAGGTAAAACCCATTGGCCCGAGATCATTCCATACATGCAGTTTCGCCCCTAACAAATCAGGCTCGCCCGGGTTTAGCTGCTGGTTTGGGCCGAAATCATTAGGAGCCCATTTTTCATATAAAAACTTGTTATCCACGCCGTAGTAATTTGTACCCGGAACAATATACAACCATCCATCAGTTGATTGTACCACCTGGTGCCCCGCTTTAATCTCTTCTTTGGCGTTATTACCCAACCACATATCAATCACTATATTGCTGTCAATAGGGGTAAATCCTGGCATTTCGTTGTATCCGGACCATATCATCACTTTTTTCCCTTTAGCACCTATGTATCTGTTGAAATGATTGATATAGTTGCAAAAGCCTGCTGCAAAAACCTTACGATCTTCTGTTGTAGTCGTCTTTTTAAATCTGTATTCGTCAGTCCCGATATGGAAATAGGGCGATGGAAATAAGGGCACAAATTCATCGAAGATTTTTTCCATCATGGCGGTGGTTTTGGGATTTAATACATCCAATTGCCCGTCCTGCAACTTCTCATTTTTTAGATCGGGGGCAATATCCAAAATACTCATGGCGTGGGCGGGCGCATCAATTTCAGGGATAATATTTATACCACGATCTGCGGCATATTGTATCAAACCCCTGATTTCCTGTTGTGTGTAAAATCCATCTGTAGCCGTTAGCTGAGGATATGTTTTACTTTGGATCCTGAAAGCCGCGTAGTGCTGCCCGTGAAAAGCCTGATCATTTAAATGCAATTGTAATTGATTCATTTTATACCAACTCATGCGGCATATGTAATCTTTCAGCTGCGATACCGGGAAAAATTTGCGCCCAACATCCAGCATAAATCCTCTAAAAGGATAGGCAGGGATATCTGAAATAGTATAACAAGGAATACTTTGCTTATCAGTACTCTGTTCAATTAACTGTAGCAAAGTCCTGGTAGCATAAAAAACACCGGCTTCATCCACTGCCTTTATAGTGATCTTATCCGGTTTGATTTCCAGGTGATAAGATTCCTTTTGGAGCTGAGTTAGGTGACGCCGGGGTTTGATTTTTATGATGATATCATTCTTCCCTCCTTTTGCCTGTAACCCAGATTGCCGTTCCTTGCTTTGCAATGCAGCCAGGTCTTCAAGGAATATCGCAACGTTTTTTTGTGTTGAGACAGATGGCTTAAATTTAAATACCGTAGCATAGTTAATAATAAAACTACCGCTACCTGCCTGCCATTGATGAACCGCCGGGATAATGTTCGGCGCAACATTATTCACCTGTGCGTACAGGCCCGATTGTATTAAAACAAAGAAGGTAATGTATACGATTATTTTTTTTGTTGAGATCATTCAAATTAATTTCGATGTGCTATCCCTGTTAAGAGAAAATTCTTCATTTTTAAAATCAAAGTATAATGCAATATTACCGGCCCTTTTTATTCAATAGTAAACCAGGTATAACTCTCGGGCGCTATATTGAAGGTTAACATGATCTCATATTTCCTGTCAACAGGGTACTTTTTAGCTACCCCTCCCTTTTCCCTGAGCAATGCCGAACTTGTTAAACCTGTGTAGTACAGAGGGACTTTAATGGTTCTTGTAATCGCAACTTTAAGCGGGTTGTAAAGCATGATCATTCCCTTTGTATCCAGTTTCGGATTCACATGCAGCAAACCATCCCAGTCTCTGCCATCGGCCCGGCGAAGATGGATAATCTCAGAGTTAAGGATACTGCGATATTTTTTATACCAATCAATGACACCTACCACCATCTTGCGGGTAGCCTCAGTATCGTACAATCTTGGGCCGCGGTAACAGGCCTGAACTCCCGCCCCGTAGTATTGCATCATTAATTGTTCATAATCCTTCAAATGATCCGAAAGTGGTTCCAACACGGCTTCGGGACCACCGCCCTGATACCGGGTAAGCGGTACAAATCCCCAGCCCATAGCAGGAGTTTTTTCCCAGGTACCGTCAAAAATATTCTGACGGTTTAGGATCATTTGCTGATCACGCGGCAAAGAAAAATTAACTTCCCTGTAGCCTAAAGCAATTTTATTAGTACCATCCAGAAAATACCAGTCGGGAGCATTTACATAAATGCCATGTTCATTGCACCAATGATATAAACCTTTTTGTAACTCCATTTGCTGCCATTGGCTATCATCCAGGTTTTTATGGCCGGGATGTGTAGTTGAAGCACAAACATCGCCAGGATAAGGGCCGTCATTTTCAAAAATATCGAAGCCGGTTTTACTAATAAAGTATTTTAACTTATCCAGATAGGCCAATCCCCATTTGCTGCCCAGGCAAGGGGCATGACCAAAGAAAGCAGCCGCATCCGGCTTTTTTGTTATCGGATCGATCACATCATCTTCATCACTGATCCGCCTTGAACTAAATAAAGAATAGCCACCTATCAGGATATGTTTACTGTGCGCGTAATCGGATAGTGTTTTCCAGCGCTGTATATTGGCTGCCGAACTATCCTCCATATTACAATGGCTACCAAAGCTGAGGATCAGGGCTTCATACCCGGTTGCCGCGCATTGATCTATAGCCTTTTTTACGTCTTCATCATTACGACTTACGAGGTGCATAAAGATGGGATTTTCAGTTGTCCATGGAGCTATAGTGCTGTACATTTTCCTGATAGCCAATCCCCGCCTTTCGCGGTCATAACTATCCATCAGTAACTCGTAAGTGCGAACGGAGTTAAAAACCTGCCCCTTTCCCAATTCTATACCAGTCGCCTTTTCCGGGTATACCTCTAATAAACACGGGGTCTGATAGTCATAATTTACCTGTGATGTATAATTGCTATCGGCTTTCCAATGGGTGGTTTGGTCGCTGATGTCATATCGCATAGAATTATTAAAGGCATAGTTAGTTTCCAAATAAAGGCCATGCTGCTTTTCCATCTGAGCCGGCGAGCCAACTACAGCACTTTCCTCCTCTACCGTTGCAAGTACCTCATTTATTACCCTGTTTAACGTTATCACTTTATTACCCTTATTCTGCACCGAAAGCCATTTTACAATAAGAGGAATGTTATTGTACAATTCATAATGTACAGTAACAAGCAGATCTTTTAAACCATCGACATTTGATTTATAGGTAAATGACAGCATTTTACCAGAGCCAGGTACGGTATTAAGCGCCCAGCCTCGCGGTTTCCAGCGGATGTAAGGAGGAATATCCGTTACCGAAAAGGATTGAAACTGAAAGTCATTTTCATTGCCTTTGAATCCGCTTACCCATTCGGGCAGCAGATAGGCATTCTCCTTTTGCCCGTAAAGCCCCCCGATATTATATTGCTTGCCATCGATAGTTAACTTCGCTTCGGGCTTTACAGCCCTCAGCAATTGCTGACCGTTGCTCATATTGCTATAATCAATGCAAGCCACATTTTGCTGAATCCGAAAGGTCCTTTTTATCAAACCATTACTCAGAATAATGTTTTTACCATCATCATAAACGTCAGCTTTTTGCTGAACAGGGTTTACCAGCCAATCCTGAGAAAGGGCCGATTTTTCATTTTCCTTCCAGGCAGGTAATTTATTATTCGCTTCTTGTGAACTGGCGATGTTGATGATGCCCCAAAAAGCAATCGTCGAAAAAAACAGCTTTCTTTTCATTTATTTCTTTTCAATTTGTTCGATATTTTAAAAGTAACACTAACCGGATAACGTGTTCAATCGGAATGAATACGGATAAAAG includes:
- a CDS encoding alpha-galactosidase; the encoded protein is MKRKLFFSTIAFWGIINIASSQEANNKLPAWKENEKSALSQDWLVNPVQQKADVYDDGKNIILSNGLIKRTFRIQQNVACIDYSNMSNGQQLLRAVKPEAKLTIDGKQYNIGGLYGQKENAYLLPEWVSGFKGNENDFQFQSFSVTDIPPYIRWKPRGWALNTVPGSGKMLSFTYKSNVDGLKDLLVTVHYELYNNIPLIVKWLSVQNKGNKVITLNRVINEVLATVEEESAVVGSPAQMEKQHGLYLETNYAFNNSMRYDISDQTTHWKADSNYTSQVNYDYQTPCLLEVYPEKATGIELGKGQVFNSVRTYELLMDSYDRERRGLAIRKMYSTIAPWTTENPIFMHLVSRNDEDVKKAIDQCAATGYEALILSFGSHCNMEDSSAANIQRWKTLSDYAHSKHILIGGYSLFSSRRISDEDDVIDPITKKPDAAAFFGHAPCLGSKWGLAYLDKLKYFISKTGFDIFENDGPYPGDVCASTTHPGHKNLDDSQWQQMELQKGLYHWCNEHGIYVNAPDWYFLDGTNKIALGYREVNFSLPRDQQMILNRQNIFDGTWEKTPAMGWGFVPLTRYQGGGPEAVLEPLSDHLKDYEQLMMQYYGAGVQACYRGPRLYDTEATRKMVVGVIDWYKKYRSILNSEIIHLRRADGRDWDGLLHVNPKLDTKGMIMLYNPLKVAITRTIKVPLYYTGLTSSALLREKGGVAKKYPVDRKYEIMLTFNIAPESYTWFTIE
- a CDS encoding family 20 glycosylhydrolase, translated to MISTKKIIVYITFFVLIQSGLYAQVNNVAPNIIPAVHQWQAGSGSFIINYATVFKFKPSVSTQKNVAIFLEDLAALQSKERQSGLQAKGGKNDIIIKIKPRRHLTQLQKESYHLEIKPDKITIKAVDEAGVFYATRTLLQLIEQSTDKQSIPCYTISDIPAYPFRGFMLDVGRKFFPVSQLKDYICRMSWYKMNQLQLHLNDQAFHGQHYAAFRIQSKTYPQLTATDGFYTQQEIRGLIQYAADRGINIIPEIDAPAHAMSILDIAPDLKNEKLQDGQLDVLNPKTTAMMEKIFDEFVPLFPSPYFHIGTDEYRFKKTTTTEDRKVFAAGFCNYINHFNRYIGAKGKKVMIWSGYNEMPGFTPIDSNIVIDMWLGNNAKEEIKAGHQVVQSTDGWLYIVPGTNYYGVDNKFLYEKWAPNDFGPNQQLNPGEPDLLGAKLHVWNDLGPMGFTYHETAEEVAVALPVMAEKLWGNKMSPTFDEFIKRVDGLKNVPQVNDTRLLDTSKNSNPIINVDFKEHSLPDAVNKQLIKPLAGYESKSTLSLDQHDFVRLNLPADELEQPWTLSFWVKKTDARDTTTVLFESPYGTIFLNLKDKKSGKTGFGIARTVGYKEYAGEGEDFYRQVFNSIVPANRWTQITLTGGHNTCTFYINGKQAESVEKQFICPLKTIGSISGHLSASAFLTNIKVFSRILGKDEILALYLNSEPFNSNLGD
- a CDS encoding L-rhamnose mutarotase yields the protein MKRYCLALDLKDDPQLIAEYEHWHKAENSWPEIRKSILDAEILDMQIYRTGNRLFMIMETSDHFESKTKEAMDALNPKVQEWEQLMWLFQQPLPWAKDGEKWVLMKQIFKL